The DNA window AGGACACCAGATTGTCTCCTGGAGCAGTGTCAGCACCTGCGCCCCAATTGCTGCATGGCCGGTCTCCGCGTTACGTGTTGGGCGAAGTTTAACTCAGGTGAAATTCACCGAGATGTTGAAATTTTCTAGCTTCTATCAGGAGACATGCCCGTTGCTCTGCATCCAACCAAGTCACCGTAGGTGAAGAAGATCATTTATAGGTATTTATAGTTCTACTTAAATGTCACACTTAACCAATTTTTAGTAATAATCTTGCGCAGCCTGGAGTTAGGCTTATGCTTTACCCGAGAGGGAGAAAAAGAATGTTTAGCAAAAGCCTGATCATGCCTTTCGGATTCGCGATTCTGGCTATAGCCGGTCTGCTATTCCAATTCGTCGCTTACCTGCTCGAGACGCCGGTCACCCTGCTGCATCCATAAGCGCTTGAGCTCCTCCGAGAGTGGAACTTTTTTTTGCTTCGTGCTTTCTTGCTAGTCGTTTCACCAGGAGGGAGTACTATGGAAGACGCAGGCGTGGGTTGGATTGCCGCCATCATCATCGGCGGCATCGCCGGGTGGCTGGCGGAAAAGGTCATGAGCAGCAGTATGGGCGTGCTTATGAACATATTGCTCGGGATCGTCGGCGCGATTGTCGCAAATTGGATCCTGGCTCTGTTGAACATTCAGCCGTTGGCGGGGTGGCTTGGTTACCTGATCACCGGCTTCGTCGGTGCCTGCATTCTGATTTTCGTGGGCCGCGCCATCCGCCGCTAACTGTCCCGTCATAAGCAGACATGACTAAGAGCCGGGCGCCTTGCGTCCGGCTTTACCGTCCCGAATTTCCATGTTCAGCGGCGGCTCAGAAGGCCGAACATATAGGCGATGCCCGCCGTCACCGCGAGCGCCATGATCGGTTCTTCGCGAATCTTGTCGCGCAGCCGCTCCGTCATCAGTGAAGCTTCGTCCGTGACCACCGACTTTGCCCCCTGCCCCAGCGCCCGCACGCTGTCCGTCAATCTGGAGAGATCTTCGCGGAGTGCGGTAACCTGCGCCGACAGATCGTCTGCTGCGATATCCGCCTTGACGCGCGCAGCGGTGGATTCGGCGGAAGCGGTTTTCAATTCTGCCATGGTCTGCTCCTGTTTCATGGGATGCCGCTTCAACGAAATGGCGGCCTGAAAGGTTCCGCCGGAGCCGATCTTTTGTTCGCCATCAACGCCTTGCGTCGCCATCTTAGCCCAGCGCAGCTTTTCGCGTGACAACCCTTCATTTCCTGTCGGCTTTGTTTTAAGGAACGTCGAATGTCTGCCCGCGCGCGGGTCAATGAATACTGCGAGGTTTGCCTTTCCATGTTCCATTTTCTGAGAAGAGCTGCTCAGACCTGGGTTGCCAAGCTGCTCCTGCTACTCCTGGTGGCCTCCTTCGGCATCTGGGGCGTGTCGCGTGAGCTGATCTCTGGCGGCAACAGCACCACGGTCGTGACGGTCGGCGATCAGAAGGTGGGCGTCACCGAATTCCAGCTCGCTTACCAGCGTCAGGTGGCAAGCATCGGCCAGCAGTTCGGCATGCGCCTCACCCCCGAGCAGGCCCGCGCCTTCGGAGTCGAGCAGCAGGTGCTCTCAGAGCTCGTCGCCGGCGCCTCACTGGACCAGCTCGCTGAAGATATGAACCTCGGCCTGTCCGAGGATCGTCTCGCTCAGCTGATCGCAGACGATCCGGCCTTCAAGGCTATCAACGGCCGGTTCGATCGCGAGCTCTTTGTCTCGCGCCTGCGCAATGCCGGCATTCGCCAGGACGATTACATCAAGGAGCGCAGCAAGGTCGCCGTCCGCAGCCAGATCGTCGATGCCGTTTCCAACGGTTTTACCGCGCCGAAGACGCTGGTCGACGCATTGAAGCTCTATGGCGATGAAAGCCGCAGCATCGACTACCTCTTGCTGACCAACGCCAACATCGAGCCGATCAAGGCGCCAGCCGACGACGTGCTGGCGAGCTGGTTCGAAGGCGTCAAGCAGCGCTACCGAGCGCCAGAATACCGCAAGATCATCTATCTCAAGCTGCAGCCGGCCGATATCGCCGACGCCGCGACCGTCACCGACGACCAGATCCGCGAGGCCTTCGACAAGGGCAAGGATACCTATCGCACGCCGGAAAGCCGGACGATCGAGCAGCTGACATTCACCAGCAAGGACCTTGCCGCCGCCGCCGAAACCGCGCTGAAGAGCGGCACCAGCTTCGACCAGCTGGTCACCGACCAGGGCAAGACCGCCAACGACGTGCTGCTCGGCGAGTTCACCAAGGACAAGGTTCCCGATCAGGCCGTCGCCGATGCCGCCTTTGCGGTGTCGAAAGATGGCGGCACAACGCCTGTCGTCGACGGCTCATTCGGTCCAGTCATCCTGCGCATCACCAATATCAAGCCGGAGACGGTCAAGAATTTCGACGAGGTGAAGGAAGATATCCGCAAGCAGCTGGCGCTCGCTAATGCGTCTCAGGAAGTGATCAACGTTCACGACCGCATCGAGGACCTGCGTGCCGGAGGCGCGACGCTTGAAGATATAGCCGGCCAGTTGAACCTCAAGACTGTGACCGTCGACGCCATCGATGCGACAGGCGCCGACAAGGACGGCCAAGAGATCAAGGATATTCCCGTCAAGCAGCAGTTGCTCGCCGAAGCCTTCAAGACCGAGGTCGGCGTCGATGCGTCGCCGCTTCCGGTCGGCAATGACGGCTATGTCTGGTTCAATGTCCGCGAAATCATACCGGACCGGGACCGCCCGATCGCCGAGGTGCGCGAGAAAGCCGTCGAGGACTGGACGGCGGAGCAGCAGAAGGCCGAGCTCGCCAAGAAGGCCCAGGAATTGAAGGCCGAGGCGCAAAAGGGCACCGCCCTTGCCGATATTGCGGCGCCGCTCGGCATCGCCGTCGAAAGCAAAAGCGGCATCACCCGCTCCACCGATGATCCGGTTCTCGGGCGCGCCGCCGTCAAGGCCGCTTTCTCCGGCCCCGTCGATACGGTTGCGAGCGCGGTCGGCGCCGATCCCTCGACGCAGATCCTGATGAAGGTCACCGAGGTCAACAGCCAGCCGACCGGCGACGTGCTGAACAACCGCGACGCCCAACTCACCGCCATGGCCAATGCCGCCGGCGATGATATCCTCGACCAGATGGTCAACTCGCTGCAGACGCAGTATGGGGCACAGATCAACCAGACGCTCGCCGAACAGGCGACGGTTCGCTAGGAGGTTTTATGACCGATCTGAAGCCGTTCCTGGCCAAGGCCGCAAGCCGCGAGCCGCTGACGCGTGACGAGGCTCGCGACGCCTTCGACATCCTGATGTCCGGCCAGGCGACGCCCTCGCAGATCGGCGGCTTCCTAATGGCCTTGCGTGTTCGCGGCGAGACCGTTGATGAGATCGTCGGCGCGGTCACGACAATGCGGTCGAAAATGCTGACAGTCGAGGCGCCGGCCGATGCGATCGACATAGTCGGCACTGGCGGCGATGCCAGCGGCACCTACAATATTTCGACGCTGGCGGCGCTGATCGTGGCGGGCGCCAGTGTGCCCGTCGCCAAGCACGGCAATCGGGCGCTGAGCTCCAAATCGGGTGCGGCGGACAATCTGGCCGCACTCGGCGTCAATATAGACGTCGGCCCTGAGATCATCACGCGCTGCATCGCGGAAGCCGGGGTCGGCTTCATGTTCGCGCAGCTTCATCATTCCGCCATGCGCCACGTCGGCCCCTCCCGGGTCGAACTCGGCACGCGCACCATCTTCAATCTTCTCGGGCCGCTTTCCAACCCCGCCGGCGTCCGCCGCCAACTGCTCGGCGTCTTCTCGCCGCAATGGCTGGTGCCGCTTGCCGAAGTCATGCGGGATCTCGGTTCCGAATGCGTCTGGGTGGTCCACGGCGATGGCCTCGACGAAATCACCACGACCGGCCTCACCAAGGTGGCGGCGCTCGAAGACGGCAAAATCCGCACTTTCGAGCTGTCGCCAGCCGATTTCGGCGTTAGCCCCTGCATGCTCGCCGATATCAAGGGCGGCGACGGTGTCGCCAATGCCGCAGCGCTTCGCGAGGTCCTCGGTGGCGCACGGAATGCCTATCGCGATGTCTCGCTCGCCAATGCCGCCGCCTCGCTGGTCATCGCGGGCAAGGCCGGCACGATTCGCGACGGTATGGCGCTTGCCGCGCATTCGCTGGATAGCGGCGCCACGGCGCTCGCCCTCGACAAACTCATCGCCGTTTCCAACGATATCGATTAGGATTGGCCGATGACCGACATCCTGAAGAAGATTGAACTTTATAAGCGCGAGGAAATCGCTGCCGCCAAGGCTGGCGTATCGCTTGCCGACCTGAAGGCGATGCAGGCTGATCAGTCTGCGCCGCGCGGTTTTCACAAGGCGCTCGCGGCCAAGCGCGACGCAGGCCATTTCGGTCTGATCGCCGAAATCAAGAAGGCGAGCCCGTCGAAAGGCCTTATTCGCCCCGATTTCGACGTGCCGGCGCTGGCTGCCGCCTATGAAGCCGGCGGCGCCGCCTGCCTCTCCGTGTTGACCGACAGGCCGAGCTTTCAGGGCGCGCCGGAGTTTCTAACGGCCGCCCGTGCTGCCTGCGCCTTGCCGGCGCTGCGTAAGGATTTCATGTTCGAGACCTATCAGGTTCATGAAGCCCGCGCCTGGGGTGCTGACTGCATTCTGCTGATCATGGCGTCGCTGACCGATGACGATGCGGAGCGTCTGCAGGACGAAGCTTTCTCGCTTGGCATGGACGTGCTGGTCGAGGTTCACGACGCGCCGGAAATGGAGCGCGCGCTGAAGCTTTCCTCGCCGCTCGTCGGCATCAACAACCGCAATCTGCGGACCTTCGAGGTCAGCCTGACGGTCAGCGAGACGCTGGCCGCCATGGTTCCGGCCGACCGACTGCTGGTCGGCGAAAGCGGCATCTTCACCCATGCCGATTGCAAGCGCCTGCAGGCCGTCGACATCAATACCTTCCTGGTCGGCGAGAGCCTGATGCGCAAGGACGACGTGGCGGCTGCCACCCGCGCCCTGCTCTTTGGCGAAGCCGCCCTCGCGGCCGAATGACATGAGCGGCGAGAAGCCCGGCCTCACCCATATCGACGCCTCCGGCGAAGCGCACATGGTCGACGTTTCCGATAAGACCGAGACGGTGCGCATCGCCACTGCCGAGGGCCGCGTGAAGATGGCGCCGGAAACCCTTGCGCTCATCCGCCAGGGCAACGCCAAGAAGGGCGATGTGATCGGCACGGCGCGCCTTGCCGGCATCATGGCGGCAAAACGCACAGCCGATCTCATCCCGCTCTGCCATCCGCTGATGTTGACGAAGGTCGCGGTCGAGATCGAAGAAGATGCTGCCCTGCCCGGCCTGCGCGTCACGGCAACCGCCAAGCTGACCGGCAAGACCGGTGTGGAGATGGAGGCGCTGACGGCCGTTTCGGTCGCCTGCCTGACGATCTACGACATGGCCAAGGCCGCCGACAAGGCCATGGAGATCGGCGGCATCCGGCTGCTCCAAAAGTCCGGCGGCAAATCGGGCGATTTCCGTCATCCGGAGGCAAGATGAACCTCTTGCCCGTCGCCGAGGCCTTGGATCGCTTGCTCTCCCGCGCAAGGCCCGTCGCTGCGTCAGAGACGCTGCCGCTCGCCGAAGCCGAAGGCCGCGTCCTGGCGGCCGATCTGACGGCGCGCCTGACGCAGCCGCCCTTCAATGCTTCGGCCATGGACGGCTATGCGCTACGCGGCGACGACGCGCCGGAGCCGGGCGCCGTGCTGAAGGTCATCGGCACGTCCTCGGCCGGCCACGGCTTCGATGGAAGCGTGGGCAAGGGAGAGGCGGTCCGCATCTTCACCGGAGCGCCTGTTCCGTCCGGCGCCGACAGCGTCCTGCTGCAGGAGGATGCGGAGAAGATCGACGGCGGCATCAGAACCAGGTTTCCGGTGCGGCAGGGCCAGCATGTGCGTCCGCGCGGCCAGGATTTCACCGAAGGTGAAAGGGTGCTCTCTGCCGGCACTGTCCTCGATTTCTCCCGGCTGACGGTTGCGGCCGGCATGAACCGGCCCGATGTTGACGTGCTCCGTCGCCCGCTGATCGCGATTCTCGCGACTGGCGACGAATTGCTGCCGCCCGGAAGCACGCCCGGCCCTTCGCAGATCATCGCCTCCAACACCTTTGGTATCGCCGCCCTTGTCCGCAGAGCCGGCGCCGATGTCATTGATCTCGGCATTGTGCCGGACGACAAGGCCAAAATCACCGCGGCAGTCGACAATGCACGAGATGCGAAGGCCGACGTCATCGTCACGCTCGGCGGCGCGTCGGTCGGCGATCATGACCTGGTGCAGGCGACGTTGATCGAGGCCGGGATGCAGCTCGATTTCTGGCGCATCGCCATGCGCCCCGGCAAGCCGCTGATGGTCGGCAGCTTTGGCGAGACTCATGTGCTCGGCCTGCCCGGCAATCCGGTCTCGAGCCTCGTCTGCTCGCTGCTCTTTCTCGAGCCGCTGATCCGCAAACTCGCCTCGCTGCCGCCGGTGCAACGCGAGACAATGGTGGAGGCGGCCGTCGCCCTGCGCGCCAATGAGCACCGGCAGGACTATATCAGAGCGAGGCTTTCGAAATCGCCCGCCGGCGGCTGGCGCGCCGAACCCTTCGCCAAGCAGGACTCCTCGATGATGAAGGTGTTTGCGCAGGCCGACTGCCTCATTATCCGCCCGCCGCAGGCGCCGGAATTGCCGGCCGGAGCACCCTGCCCAGTCATGCTGCTGCGGCCGGATCATCTCGTATAGACTCGCCTTCGATCAGGAGAGCGAAAAAACGCCCGCTTGCACCGCGCCGCCGCTGTTCGCCGCGCCGAAGTCCGTCACCGCCCGAGTCGAGATTCGCCTGAGTTCTCGATGCGGCAGATAGGCCCGCTCGGGATCGCCGATCAGCACCTCGATGCCGCTTGCCTGGCAAAGCCGCAAGAAAGTCATCACCCGCAAGGCAAGCGAGGGATCATAGAAAAGATCGCCGACCACAAGGAGATCCGCCGCTTCCGGCGGCGGCGCATCGAGGATATCGGCGGCAACTGCCGAGATGGTGACGTTATTGATCGTCGCGTTGAGGCTGATCGCGGCAATCGCATTGGCATCGACATCGACCGCCATCACCGTCGCTGCTCCAGCCTTCGCCGCCGCAATGGCCACCAGTCCGGAGCCGGCGCCGAGATCGAGGACGCGGCGGCCGGCGACCATTTCCGGCCAGTCAAGCAGATGGCGGGCAAGCACTATTCCGCCAGCCCAGGGATAGGCCCAGTAAGGCGGCGCGTCGGCTTCTCGACGGCCGGCAAGCCGCCAGAGCCCGCTCGCAGGCCCGGCGGTGTGGAGCAGGATCTCGGGGATTGAGAGGACCGGCGAGATCGGCAGATTGGCCTTAATGAAGGCGGCCGGACCGACACGAGATAAGCCGGAGCGTTTCATCGTCGTCTGATCCTGCCAGTCAAGAAATCACGCGGCAATCAAAATCAACCGGACTTCTTCTTCGAGAATTTGCCTTTCGGCCCGGCGCCACTCTTACCCTCATGCTTGCCGCCCTCGAATTTCGGCTTGTCATATCTAGGCTTGTCGGATTTCGCGCCATTGTAGCCAGGCTTACCCGCCTTCTTGCTCCAAGGCTTGGCATCCCGTCGTTCGCCGCCGCCATTCTCGGCTGCTGCGGCATAACCGCCGCTCGAACCGTTGCCAAATTTGTTTTTCGGCCGCTCGTCGCGGAACGTCTCGCCCGGCTGTTCGTCGCGAGATGCCCTGCCGGCATAGGGTTTCGGCGATGGCGCTCGGCTGAAGTCAGGCGTGCCGGAAAGTCGCGTTACGCGGATGCCGCGTTCAAGCGCCTTGTTCGGGCCGAGGGCCTGCTGGAAGCTTTCGGCACTTGCCGCGGCGATCTCCACATAGGTTTCCTCGGGCTGCATCTTGATCGCGCCGATCTCGCGCTTCGTCACGTTGCCGTTGCGGCAGAGCATCGGGATCAGCCAGCGCGGCTCGGCATTCTGCTTGCGCCCGACCGAGACGGAGAACCAGACGCCGGGACCGAAATCCTCGCGCGGTCCCTTCTGTGCCGGCTCGTAAGGCGCGGCATTGTCGCGGCGCTTGCGGCTGCGGTCTTCGTAGACAGACACCTCCATGAGGTCTTCCGGCGCCGAATGGTTGGTGCGGTAAAGGCGCAGAAAAGCGGCGGCGAGCTTTTCGGCACCGTGACTGGAAAGAAGCTGCTGAACCAGGGCCTGCTCTTCCTCCTGCGGCGCTTCATGGAAAATCGGATCGGCAAGCAGCCGCTCGTCGTCGCGCTCGCTCACCTCCTCGGCAGACGGCGGCCGCGCCCAGGCGGCCGAGATGCCGGCATTCTCCAGCAGGCGCTCGGCCTTGCGCCGGGCATTCAGCGGCACGATCATGGCGCTAATGCCCTTGCGTCCGGCTCGGCCGGTGCGGCCGCTGCGGTGCAACAGCGTTTCCGGATTGGTCGGCAGGTCGGCGTGGATGACGAGATCGAGGCCCGGCAGGTCGATGCCGCGGGCGGCGACGTCGGTCGCGATGCAGACGCGGGCACGCCCATCGCGCATCGCCTGCAGCGCGTGGCTGCGCTCGTTCTGGGTCAGTTCGCCCGACAGCGCCACCACGGAGAAATTGCGGTTGTTGAACCGTGAGGTCAGGTGATTGACGGCCGCGCGCGTCGAACAGAAGACGATGGCGTTGGTCGCCTCGTAATAGCGCAGCACGTTGATGATCGCGTTCTCGCGGTCGCTCGGAGTGACGACAAGCGCGCGATATTCGATATCGACATGCTGTTTTTCCTCGGCCGCGGTGCTGATGCGCACCGCATTGCGCTGGTAGCTCTTGGCAAGCTTGGCGATCGCAGCCGGCACGGTGGCCGAAAACATCAATGTGCGACGCTCGTCCGGGGCCGAGTCGAGGATAAATTCCAGGTCCTCGCGGAAACCGAGGTCGAGCATCTCGTCGGCCTCGTCGAGCACAGCGGCCTTCAGCTCCGACATGTCGAGCGCGTGGCGGCGGATATGGTCGCAGAGCCGGCCCGGTGTGCCGACGACGATATGAGCGCCGCGCTCCAGCGAGCGGCGCTCGCTGCGGATGTCCATGCCACCGACGCAGCTGGCGATCACCGCGCCCGTCATCTCATAAAGCCATTCGAGCTCACGCTTCACCTGCAGGGCAAGCTCCCGCGTCGGCGCGATGACGAGTGCAAGCGGCGCGCCGGCAGCACCGAAACGCTCGCTGCCCTCGAGCAGCGTCGGCGCCAGCGCCAGCCCGAATGCGACGGTCTTGCCGGAGCCGGTCTGGGCCGAGACCAATGCGTCCGAAGCGGCAAGTGCCGGATCGAGCATCGCCTGCTGCACCGGGGTGAGTTCGGCGTAACCGCGCTTCTGCAACGCCTTGGCGATCGCCGGAACGACGCCGTTGAATTCTGTCATGGGTTCGATCTTTCGGAGCTGTCAGGCGCAAAATGCGCCATGGCCGGAGCCAGCCGGCGGGGTGTTTGCGCCGTTCCTAGCCGCTCCCGCAGCGATTGTCAAAGCGTGCGGCTTCGCCACAGCCAGGCGTCGATCTGGTTTGCCCGCCCGCGCAGCGTCGTTTCCAACGGACCCTCGATTCGGCCGGCGGTGAGGAGCACGCTACCAGGACCTGCTGCGCGCACGATTTCGGCGCTCAGCGCCAGCTCGACACCATGGCTGGCTGCGACCTCCATCAACCGGCTCCCGACATTTACCGTATCGCCCGCCGCCGTGATCTGCTGCCGGTCGCCGGTGCCGAGCCGCGAGGCGACGATCGGCCCGCAATGGGCGCCAACTTTGAAGCCGATCTTCTTCTCGGCAAGCCCCGCCTGCGTTCGAAGCCAGGCCCGGGTGCGCTCGCAAAGGCCGACCGCGCAGGCGGCGGCTCGGGCGGCATCGTCATCGGCGGGCTTCGGCAGGCCGAACAGGATCATCGCCCCATCGCCCATGAAGCTGGTAATGGCGCCGCCGTGGGCGCGCGCCTCCTCGTCGATCAGTTCGAAAAAGCCGCTCAGCACCTCGCTCACCTTGACCGGCCCGACGTTTTCGCTGAGGCCGGTGAAGCCCGAGAGATCGATGAAGACGACGGCGGCGTCCTGGCGCACTGGCGCGGCAAGGAAATTCGGATTGCGCGCCAGCCATTCGCCGAGACCCGGCGCCTCGATGCGCTGCAGCAGCGCGCTCTGTTCGGCGAAATGGCGGGCGCGGCCGCGATCACGCCAGAGCTCGGCCGCACCGAAGAGCAGCGCCGGCGGCAGTGCCGCGGCGATCGGTAGCGCCGCGCTCAGCCAGTAGCCATGGGCGAAGGCCGACAGATTGAGCATTGCCCAGACGACCAGCATCAGCACGATGATGAGATAGCCCGCAGAACTCCGCCGCCATGCAATCAATGAAACCAGCAGGAGCGGCAGGGCGACCGCAGTACCGGCATCGATCAGCCTGATCCTGTGGTCTCGCACCATCCCGTCGCCGGTGACGAGATGGGTAATCGCCGTCGACATGACCTCGACGCCGGGCATGACCGGATCGAACGGCGTCGGGAAGACATCGCCGCCGCCGGTGACGGTCGCGCCGATGACGACGATGCGGCCGGCGATCGCATCCGCCGGGAGTTTGCCGTCAAGCGCATCTGCGGCGCTTGATGTGGCGATGCTGCCGTGCCGGCCATAGAAGGTCACCGGCAGGCGCTGGCCGATATCTGTGGGAATGCGCAGCGTTCCGAGGAGGATGGCGTCGTGTTCGATCGTCGGATCGACACCGAGAGCCACCGAGGCGGCACGCAGCGGAAAAGCCGGGTCGAGCCGGTCTGCGGCGCGCGAGATCAGCGGAATGAAACGCGGCGTGCCGGTGTGGTCGGTGGCGACATTGACGACACCGACCGCCGCCGCGGCTGCAAAGCGCGGGAGCGGCAAGAGAAGCTGATCTGCCTCGGGAATGGCGGCAAGCGGATCGTCTGGCAAGTTGGTGACCCGCTGCCGGCTCTGCGCAAAGGTGGCCGCCGCCGCAATCACGCTCGGTCCCCCTTCAAGGGCTGCGGTCAGCGCCGTATCCCCCTCCTCCGGTCCCGGATCGACGAGCAGGATGTCGAGTGCCAGAGCCTTCGGCTTCAGAGCGTTGATCGCATTGACGAGGCGCGCCAGTGTCGCCCGATCAAGCGGATAGCCGTGGGCCGCCGCCGTACGGTCGTCGATCGCGACGATCGAGACGACGGGAGGCGGTGTATTTGATCCGACTACGATGCTGCGAATATCGGCGAGCGATGCCTCCATCCGATCGAGAAGGCCTATCCGGCCATTGAGATGGAGATAGCCGAGCACCGCGCCCCAAAGACCGGCGAGCAGCAGCGCGATCACGGTCAGCAGGCGATGGCTCATGGCATTTATTGGCCGAGGCGGGCAAGAAGGGCGGCGACGCGCGGCGCAGGCCAGCGACGCACGAGGAGGGGTTCGGCTCCGCTGGTCACATCGACGCCTTCGCCCGGTGTCAGCACCACCGGCTCGCCGACAGGCCGGCGCACAGCCACGCTGCCTCTGACGACGAGCACCGAAGTCTTGCCGCCTGCGACGTCGACGGCCCATTGCGTGCCACGCACGGCGGCGATCGCCTGCGGTGTCACCACCTGGAAACCACCCGTATGCTGGCTGCCGTCGACATCAACGAGGATGGCCTTGCGCCGCAGCGACGCCGAATCGGGACTGCCGTCGCCATTGCGGTCGGAGAGTCTGAAAGACGCGCCGGCTTCCGCCGTCACCTTCACGCCGCCGGGGCAACTAAACGTTCGGCGGGCGCCGGCATCGCGCGAGATCGCGCAGCCCGCAGATTGCGCGAGCGCCGCCTCATGCGGAATGAGCCCGGCAGTGAGCGCGGCGGCAAACAGCTTGCGAAACGTCATATTCATGGAAAGCCCCCGTGACCGGTGCGGAACTGCCTCTGCGAAAGCACCCGTCACCGTCTTCTTCCATGCGAGGCATGATAGCCGAATTCGGATATTTCCCTAGACGAAAAAACAGCCTGCGTATCTCAGGTGCTGCTCTTCATAAGGGCGCCGGTCCGGTATAACGCGCCCGTGGCCGGATTAATTCGCCGCTTTCGATCTGCTCCATCGCATGCGCAAGCCAGCCGGTGCAGCGTGCAAGCGAAAAAATGATGATCGGCGCCTCTCTCGGCAGATCGAAGGCGGACG is part of the Rhizobium bangladeshense genome and encodes:
- a CDS encoding CHASE2 domain-containing protein — translated: MSHRLLTVIALLLAGLWGAVLGYLHLNGRIGLLDRMEASLADIRSIVVGSNTPPPVVSIVAIDDRTAAAHGYPLDRATLARLVNAINALKPKALALDILLVDPGPEEGDTALTAALEGGPSVIAAAATFAQSRQRVTNLPDDPLAAIPEADQLLLPLPRFAAAAAVGVVNVATDHTGTPRFIPLISRAADRLDPAFPLRAASVALGVDPTIEHDAILLGTLRIPTDIGQRLPVTFYGRHGSIATSSAADALDGKLPADAIAGRIVVIGATVTGGGDVFPTPFDPVMPGVEVMSTAITHLVTGDGMVRDHRIRLIDAGTAVALPLLLVSLIAWRRSSAGYLIIVLMLVVWAMLNLSAFAHGYWLSAALPIAAALPPALLFGAAELWRDRGRARHFAEQSALLQRIEAPGLGEWLARNPNFLAAPVRQDAAVVFIDLSGFTGLSENVGPVKVSEVLSGFFELIDEEARAHGGAITSFMGDGAMILFGLPKPADDDAARAAACAVGLCERTRAWLRTQAGLAEKKIGFKVGAHCGPIVASRLGTGDRQQITAAGDTVNVGSRLMEVAASHGVELALSAEIVRAAGPGSVLLTAGRIEGPLETTLRGRANQIDAWLWRSRTL
- a CDS encoding FecR domain-containing protein, which gives rise to MNMTFRKLFAAALTAGLIPHEAALAQSAGCAISRDAGARRTFSCPGGVKVTAEAGASFRLSDRNGDGSPDSASLRRKAILVDVDGSQHTGGFQVVTPQAIAAVRGTQWAVDVAGGKTSVLVVRGSVAVRRPVGEPVVLTPGEGVDVTSGAEPLLVRRWPAPRVAALLARLGQ